The following proteins are co-located in the Rattus norvegicus strain BN/NHsdMcwi chromosome 19, GRCr8, whole genome shotgun sequence genome:
- the Mc1r gene encoding melanocyte-stimulating hormone receptor: MPTQGPPKRLLGSLNSTSITTSHLGLATNQTGSWCLHVSIPDGLFLSLGLVSLVENVLVVVAITKNRNLHSPMYYFICCLALSDLMVSVSIVLETTIILLLEAGILVARAALVQQLDNVIDVLICGSMVSSLCFLGVIAIDRYISIFYALRYHSIVTLSRARRAVVGIWVVSIVSSTLFITYYKHTAVLLCLVTFFLAMLALMAILYVHMLSRACQHAQGIARLHKRRHSIRQGFCLKGAATLTILLGIFFLCWAPFFLHLLLIVLCPQHPTCSCIFKNFNLFLILIILSSIVDPLIYAFRSQELRMTLKEVLLCSW; this comes from the coding sequence ATGCCCACTCAGGGGCCCCCGAAGAGGCTTCTGGGTTCTCTCAACTCCACTTCCATCACCACCTCTCACCTCGGACTGGCCACCAACCAGACAGGGTCTTGGTGCCTGCATGTGTCTATCCCAGATGGCCTCTTCCTCAGCCTGGGGCTGGTGAGCCTGGTGGAGAACGTGTTGGTTGTGGTAGCCATCACCAAAAACCGCAACCTGCACTCGCCCATGTATTACTTCATCTGCTGTCTGGCCCTGTCTGACCTGATGGTGAGTGTGAGCATCGTGCTGGAGACCACTATCATCCTGCTGCTGGAGGCAGGCATCCTGGTGGCCCGCGCGGCTCTGGTGCAGCAGCTGGACAATGTCATCGACGTGCTCATCTGTGGCTCCATGGTgtccagtctctgcttcctgggtgtcATCGCCATAGACCGCTACATCTCCATCTTCTACGCGCTGCGTTACCACAGCATTGTGACACTGTCCCGGGCACGAAGGGCCGTCGTGGGCATCTGGGTGGTCAGCATCGTCTCCAGCACCCTCTTCATCACCTACTACAAACACACGGCCGTCCTGCTCTGCCTCGTCACTTTCTTCCTAGCCATGCTGGCACTCATGGCAATTCTGTATGTCCACATGCTCTCTCGAGCGTGCCAGCATGCTCAGGGCATTGCCCGGCTCCACAAAAGGCGGCACTCCATCCGACAAGGCTTCTGTCTGAAGGGCGCCGCCACCCTTACTATCCTTCTGGGGATTTTCTTCCTGTGCTGGGCCCCTTTCTTCCTGCACCTCTTGCTCATCGTTCTCTGCCCTCAGCACCCCACCTGCAGCTGCATCTTCAAGAACTTCaacctcttcctcatcctcattaTCCTCAGCTCCATCGTGGACCCCCTCATCTACGCTTTTCGAAGCCAGGAGCTCCGCATGACACTCAAGGAGGTGCTGCTGTGCTCGTGGTGA